From one Streptomyces sp. NBC_01478 genomic stretch:
- a CDS encoding lactonase family protein gives MADGDRRERRAFIGSFTAAGGPGVVTAAVDAESGALTVVSGVDGVPDPSYLALAPDGDTLYAVSETAEGAVAAYRVIDDKPELLGTPVRVGAGPTHLSLFAGHVLTADYGSGSVTAVPVRPDGTLAGSSSGQLRHTGSGPHEQRQHVPHAHQIQPDPSGRWAVSVDLGTDSVRVCTLEDGRPVLHREIALRPGSGPRHLAFHPDGGLAYVLNELAPTVTVCRWDAESGSLQPLTETSVLPGSPDGEAAYPSGIVASPDGRFVWTATRGEDVLSVLAVEGEGLRLVGTVPCEGHWPRALTEAGGHLYVANERSGDVTWFAVDPATGVPRRGGSVKVPAASCVVFD, from the coding sequence GTGGCAGACGGCGACAGGCGGGAACGACGGGCCTTCATCGGGTCGTTCACGGCGGCGGGCGGCCCGGGTGTCGTCACGGCGGCCGTGGACGCGGAGAGCGGCGCGCTGACCGTCGTGAGCGGTGTCGACGGCGTTCCCGACCCCTCGTATCTCGCCCTGGCACCCGACGGGGACACCCTCTACGCCGTCAGCGAGACGGCCGAGGGCGCGGTGGCCGCGTACCGCGTCATCGACGACAAGCCCGAGCTGCTCGGGACGCCGGTGCGCGTCGGCGCGGGACCGACCCACCTGAGCCTGTTCGCGGGGCACGTGCTGACCGCCGACTACGGCTCCGGCAGCGTCACCGCCGTGCCGGTCCGCCCGGACGGCACCCTGGCCGGCAGCTCCTCCGGACAGCTCCGGCACACCGGCTCCGGCCCGCACGAGCAGCGCCAGCACGTTCCGCACGCCCACCAGATCCAGCCCGACCCGAGCGGCCGCTGGGCGGTCAGCGTCGACCTCGGCACCGACTCCGTGCGGGTGTGCACGCTGGAGGACGGCCGTCCCGTACTGCATCGCGAGATCGCGCTCAGGCCCGGCTCGGGCCCCCGCCACCTGGCCTTCCATCCCGACGGCGGTCTCGCCTACGTCCTCAACGAACTCGCCCCGACCGTCACCGTCTGCCGCTGGGACGCGGAGAGCGGCTCACTGCAGCCGCTGACCGAGACATCGGTCCTGCCGGGCTCCCCGGACGGTGAGGCCGCCTACCCCTCGGGCATCGTGGCCTCGCCGGACGGCCGCTTCGTCTGGACGGCGACCCGCGGCGAGGACGTGCTGTCCGTGCTCGCGGTCGAGGGCGAGGGGCTGCGGCTGGTCGGGACGGTGCCCTGCGAGGGCCACTGGCCGCGCGCGCTCACCGAGGCCGGGGGACACCTGTACGTGGCGAACGAACGCTCCGGAGACGTCACGTGGTTCGCCGTCGACCCGGCGACGGGCGTCCCGCGACGCGGCGGCTCGGTCAAGGTGCCCGCCGCGTCCTGCGTGGTGTTCGACTGA
- a CDS encoding FUSC family protein: MLKRVFVAPDPGRTRLRFAARAVLGIGLAVVVCGLTGQSLAGTVTGGLAALLALFTVTDATVRGQAVTTALLPCVGLPVLAAAAELHDHPVARDLTFLAVVGAGVYARRWGPRGHSLGVFAFMTFFVAQFLHATTDQLPMLYAAVALSVLTAAAVRFGLWCYERRLPPPAVPAPPTGRGLARVTTRQAVQATAGAGFALVVGQLVSGQRWYWAVGATWWIFVNTASRGETVIRGFRRVLGTVLGIALGLLVAVPVHGAPVPTAILVAACVFLIFYSAAVSYTWMMLSVTLMAELLYGLLGVLNPGLLALRFAETGVGALGAVLAVLLVLPVTTHTTTDAWIQRALRCVHTCTAEAAARLAGSTTADPAGRVAELEQLLGRVRLSVAPLVHPLNPTLGRKRRARRVLALLDDCAREIRGLAAVAADPEASHDTRLAAACWRVEIAVEALTDGDTARLTATEARPPTEPALAHLHGLERALAELAEPLRARSGSRLVGA, encoded by the coding sequence GTGCTGAAGCGGGTGTTCGTGGCTCCGGACCCGGGGCGGACGCGGTTGCGTTTCGCCGCGCGGGCCGTTCTCGGCATCGGTCTGGCGGTCGTCGTGTGCGGGCTCACCGGCCAGTCCCTCGCGGGCACCGTGACCGGCGGTCTCGCCGCGCTGCTCGCCCTGTTCACGGTGACGGACGCCACGGTGCGCGGGCAGGCCGTCACCACCGCGCTGCTGCCCTGCGTGGGCCTGCCGGTGCTCGCCGCCGCGGCCGAACTGCACGACCACCCCGTCGCCCGGGACCTCACCTTCCTCGCCGTGGTCGGCGCCGGCGTCTACGCCCGCCGCTGGGGACCGCGCGGCCACAGCCTCGGCGTCTTCGCGTTCATGACCTTCTTCGTGGCCCAGTTCCTGCACGCGACCACTGACCAACTGCCCATGCTCTACGCCGCCGTGGCCCTCTCCGTGCTCACCGCGGCGGCGGTCCGCTTCGGCCTGTGGTGCTACGAGCGCCGGCTGCCCCCGCCCGCCGTACCCGCCCCGCCGACCGGCCGCGGGCTGGCCCGGGTGACCACCCGACAGGCCGTCCAGGCGACCGCGGGCGCCGGATTCGCCCTTGTGGTGGGCCAGTTGGTGTCCGGGCAGCGCTGGTACTGGGCCGTCGGCGCCACCTGGTGGATCTTCGTCAACACCGCCTCGCGCGGCGAGACCGTGATCCGCGGCTTCCGCCGCGTCCTCGGCACGGTCCTCGGCATCGCCCTGGGCCTGCTCGTCGCCGTACCGGTCCACGGCGCACCTGTCCCCACCGCGATCCTGGTCGCCGCCTGCGTCTTCCTGATCTTCTACTCGGCCGCCGTCTCCTACACGTGGATGATGCTCTCGGTGACCTTGATGGCCGAGCTGCTCTACGGCCTCCTCGGCGTCCTGAACCCCGGCCTGCTGGCCCTGCGGTTCGCGGAGACCGGCGTCGGCGCGCTCGGTGCCGTACTGGCCGTCCTGCTCGTGCTGCCGGTGACCACGCACACCACCACCGACGCCTGGATCCAACGCGCCCTGCGCTGCGTCCACACCTGCACCGCCGAGGCCGCCGCCCGCCTCGCCGGTTCCACGACGGCCGACCCCGCCGGACGGGTCGCCGAACTGGAGCAACTCCTCGGCCGGGTACGGCTCTCCGTGGCCCCCTTGGTGCACCCGCTGAACCCGACACTCGGCCGCAAGCGCCGCGCCCGCCGAGTACTCGCCCTGCTCGACGACTGCGCCCGTGAGATCCGCGGCCTCGCCGCCGTGGCCGCAGACCCCGAGGCCTCCCACGACACCCGCCTGGCCGCCGCCTGCTGGCGCGTCGAGATCGCGGTCGAGGCACTCACCGACGGCGATACGGCACGTCTTACGGCCACCGAGGCCAGGCCGCCGACGGAGCCCGCGCTGGCCCACCTCCACGGCCTGGAACGCGCCCTCGCGGAACTGGCGGAGCCGCTGCGCGCACGGTCTGGTTCGCGGCTCGTCGGAGCCTGA
- a CDS encoding Lrp/AsnC family transcriptional regulator, which produces MSVDELDTRILRLLLEQPRTSVREYARLLGVARGTLQARLDRLERDGVITGTGPYLSPAALGHPVLAFVHIEVTQGHLDEVGDALAAVPEIVEAFSITGGGDLLTRVVARDNGHLEDVIQRLISLPGVVRTRTEMVLRERVPHRLLPLVEAVGRAAGK; this is translated from the coding sequence ATGAGCGTGGACGAACTCGACACCCGCATCCTGCGGCTGCTCCTGGAGCAGCCGCGTACCAGCGTGCGCGAGTACGCCCGGCTGCTCGGCGTCGCGCGCGGCACGCTCCAGGCGCGGCTGGACCGGCTGGAGCGGGACGGGGTGATCACCGGCACCGGCCCCTACCTCTCCCCCGCCGCGCTCGGGCACCCGGTGCTCGCGTTCGTGCACATCGAGGTCACCCAGGGGCATCTCGACGAGGTCGGGGACGCGCTGGCCGCCGTGCCGGAGATCGTCGAGGCGTTCTCGATCACCGGGGGCGGGGATCTGCTCACCCGCGTCGTGGCGCGGGACAACGGTCATCTGGAGGATGTGATCCAGCGGCTGATCAGCCTGCCCGGGGTGGTCCGCACCCGGACCGAGATGGTGTTGCGCGAGCGTGTCCCGCACCGCCTGCTGCCGCTGGTGGAGGCGGTCGGCCGCGCGGCCGGGAAGTGA
- a CDS encoding HAD family hydrolase, whose translation MSDPGGLSVIFDLDGTLVDSEPNYYEATRQTLAEHGVPDFTWEQHERYVGISTQETLVLLKERHGLKAPVEELLAETNRHYLALARAATRVYPEMRKFVELLAAEGVPMAVASGSSPEAIEAILAGTGLDAWLRTAVSADEVARGKPAPDVFLEAARRLGSAPADCAVLEDAAPGAAAAHAAGMRCIAIPYVAAQADAPEFATAGLLLRGGQAEFSAQGAYDWLT comes from the coding sequence ATGAGCGATCCCGGCGGCCTCTCGGTCATCTTCGATCTCGACGGAACACTCGTGGACAGCGAGCCGAACTACTACGAAGCCACCCGGCAGACCCTCGCCGAGCACGGCGTCCCGGACTTCACCTGGGAACAGCACGAGCGCTACGTCGGCATCAGCACCCAGGAGACCCTTGTCCTCCTGAAGGAGCGCCACGGCCTGAAGGCGCCGGTGGAGGAGCTGCTCGCGGAGACGAACCGCCACTATCTGGCGCTGGCCAGGGCCGCCACCCGCGTGTACCCGGAGATGCGGAAGTTCGTGGAGCTGCTGGCGGCCGAGGGGGTGCCGATGGCGGTGGCCTCGGGTTCGTCGCCGGAGGCCATCGAGGCGATCCTGGCGGGCACCGGGCTCGACGCGTGGCTGCGGACCGCGGTCTCGGCGGACGAGGTGGCGCGGGGCAAGCCCGCGCCGGACGTCTTCCTGGAGGCCGCGCGGCGGCTCGGGTCGGCTCCGGCCGACTGTGCGGTCCTGGAGGACGCGGCTCCGGGCGCGGCGGCGGCGCACGCGGCCGGGATGCGCTGCATCGCGATCCCGTACGTGGCCGCGCAGGCCGACGCCCCCGAGTTCGCGACGGCGGGCCTGCTACTGCGGGGCGGCCAGGCGGAGTTCAGCGCGCAGGGGGCGTACGACTGGCTGACCTGA
- a CDS encoding class I SAM-dependent DNA methyltransferase, with translation MRGRKATSVSGTYDGSDYAGLRLDRTGQAEAFDAIGDRYDEAFPHKEGQIGAGDWLIKSLPPGSRVLDLGSGTGVPTARQLADAGLEVVGVDLSAGMVELARGYVPTATFHQLDLAELRPGGPRDLGRFDGVAAFFSLLMLPRAEIPLALRTIHHLLTPGGLFALSMVEAHVDDFAIPFLGHTIRVSGYLLEDLHKILDTAGFEIVKETSYTYAPAVADVPPEEQVFLCCRRRD, from the coding sequence ATGCGCGGACGAAAGGCCACTTCAGTGAGCGGAACGTATGACGGGTCCGACTACGCCGGCCTGCGGCTCGACCGCACCGGCCAGGCCGAGGCCTTCGACGCCATCGGGGACCGGTACGACGAGGCCTTCCCGCACAAGGAGGGCCAGATCGGCGCGGGCGACTGGCTGATCAAGTCCCTCCCCCCGGGCTCCCGCGTGCTGGACCTCGGCTCCGGCACGGGCGTGCCGACCGCCCGGCAACTGGCCGACGCAGGTCTCGAGGTCGTCGGCGTGGACCTGTCCGCCGGGATGGTGGAGCTGGCCCGGGGGTACGTCCCCACCGCCACGTTCCACCAGCTCGACCTCGCGGAGCTGCGCCCGGGCGGCCCCCGTGACCTGGGCCGTTTCGACGGTGTCGCCGCGTTCTTCTCCCTGCTCATGCTTCCGCGCGCGGAGATCCCGCTCGCCCTGCGCACGATCCACCACCTGCTCACCCCGGGCGGACTGTTCGCCCTGTCGATGGTGGAGGCCCATGTGGACGACTTCGCGATCCCCTTCCTCGGCCACACGATCAGGGTCTCCGGCTATCTCCTCGAAGACCTGCACAAGATCCTCGACACGGCGGGCTTCGAGATCGTGAAGGAGACCTCCTACACCTACGCCCCGGCGGTCGCCGACGTCCCGCCCGAGGAACAGGTCTTCCTGTGCTGCCGACGGCGCGACTGA
- a CDS encoding ATP-binding SpoIIE family protein phosphatase: MTEHPSPREGPAGSTRRGVSSSGPAPVVPLGRTPVRHMDRLQYLDVATRRIARGMDLDETLRELRWAAVPAFADAIVIHLHDPLPVGDEKSPTAVVLQLHSVDRAPEARTALLMPHAEYGDVAERVRPVLDGRLAKLLLAGQPAFGDTPGIGLAVTELLGPTASAPGTLPPGRRLIIAPLHGRHHVMGTVVLLRRPDRSAFTADDLLVASQLATHTAIGVQKAVMYGHEASVADTLQHTMLPSSLPEPTGIRLASRYLPASKTAQVGGDWYDAIPLPGSRVALIVGDVMGHSMTSAAIMGQLRTIVQTLAGLDLPPHEVLHHLDEQAQRLGSDHIATCLYAIYDPISHRLLMANAGHPPAVLLRPNGHAEVLQVPPGAPIGVGGVVFESVEMPAPTGTTLVLYTDGLVESRDRDVGTGVEALRTHLRSTPHRHRLSSLERLCDRILTALAPGPRDDDIALLTARFEGFPPDSVGYWHLDPHPLTAGQARRLTRRVLHRWGLDPLLDTTELLVGEVVTNAVRYASRPISLRLLRTDVLRCEVTDDSSQVPRMRDAAPGDEGGRGLFIVDRLAQRWGATRLSTGKVVWFEQQIPKEPPYHGS; the protein is encoded by the coding sequence GTGACGGAGCATCCCAGCCCTCGCGAAGGCCCCGCCGGATCCACCCGGCGAGGCGTCTCGTCGAGCGGCCCGGCACCCGTCGTACCGCTCGGCCGGACGCCTGTACGGCACATGGACCGGCTCCAGTACCTGGATGTGGCCACCCGGCGGATCGCCCGCGGGATGGACCTGGACGAGACGCTGCGGGAGCTGCGGTGGGCGGCGGTGCCCGCCTTCGCGGACGCGATCGTGATCCATCTGCACGATCCGCTGCCCGTCGGGGACGAGAAGTCGCCCACGGCCGTCGTGCTGCAACTGCACAGCGTCGACCGGGCGCCGGAGGCCAGGACCGCGCTGCTGATGCCGCACGCCGAGTACGGGGACGTGGCCGAGCGGGTGCGGCCGGTGCTCGACGGCCGGCTCGCGAAACTGCTGCTGGCCGGGCAGCCGGCCTTCGGCGACACACCGGGCATCGGCCTCGCGGTGACCGAGCTGCTGGGACCCACGGCGAGCGCGCCGGGGACACTGCCGCCGGGCCGCCGGCTGATCATCGCCCCGCTGCACGGCCGCCACCACGTCATGGGCACCGTCGTCCTGCTGCGCCGCCCCGACCGCTCCGCGTTCACCGCCGACGACCTGCTCGTCGCCTCCCAACTGGCCACCCACACCGCCATCGGCGTCCAGAAGGCGGTGATGTACGGCCACGAGGCCTCCGTCGCGGACACCCTCCAGCACACCATGCTCCCGTCGTCGCTGCCCGAACCGACCGGCATCCGCCTGGCCAGCCGCTATCTGCCCGCCTCGAAGACCGCGCAGGTCGGCGGCGACTGGTACGACGCGATCCCGCTGCCCGGCAGCCGGGTCGCACTGATCGTCGGCGACGTCATGGGCCACTCCATGACCTCCGCCGCGATCATGGGCCAGTTGCGCACCATCGTGCAGACCCTCGCCGGCCTCGACCTGCCCCCGCACGAGGTCCTCCACCACCTCGACGAACAGGCCCAGCGGCTCGGCAGCGACCACATCGCGACCTGCCTGTACGCGATCTACGACCCGATCTCGCACCGCCTGCTCATGGCCAACGCCGGCCATCCGCCCGCCGTGCTGCTGCGCCCGAACGGCCACGCCGAGGTCCTCCAGGTCCCGCCGGGCGCGCCGATCGGTGTCGGCGGTGTCGTCTTCGAGTCAGTGGAGATGCCGGCGCCCACCGGCACCACCCTGGTCCTGTACACCGACGGCCTGGTCGAGTCCCGTGACAGGGACGTGGGGACGGGCGTCGAGGCCCTGCGCACACATCTCCGCTCCACCCCGCACAGACACCGTCTCTCCTCGCTGGAGCGCCTGTGCGACCGGATCCTCACCGCGCTGGCGCCGGGCCCCCGCGACGACGACATCGCGCTGCTCACCGCCCGCTTCGAGGGCTTCCCGCCGGACAGCGTCGGCTACTGGCACCTCGACCCCCACCCGCTCACGGCCGGACAGGCCCGCCGGCTGACCCGCAGGGTGCTGCACCGCTGGGGCCTGGACCCCCTGCTGGACACCACGGAACTCCTGGTCGGCGAGGTCGTCACGAACGCCGTACGGTACGCGTCCCGACCCATCTCGCTCCGGCTGCTGCGCACCGACGTGCTGCGCTGCGAGGTGACCGACGACTCGTCCCAGGTGCCCCGGATGCGGGACGCGGCACCGGGCGACGAGGGCGGGCGGGGGCTGTTCATCGTCGACCGGCTCGCGCAGCGCTGGGGAGCGACGCGGCTGAGCACGGGGAAGGTCGTGTGGTTCGAGCAGCAGATCCCGAAAGAGCCGCCGTATCACGGGAGTTGA
- a CDS encoding MFS transporter: MALLVIASCQLMVVLDITIVNIALPHIQSSLGFSTTSLAWVVNAYTLTFGGLLLLGGRAGDILGRRRVFVFGVLLFVLASLLGGLSQNSGELLAARALQGVGGAIASPTSLALISTTFREGPERNRAFGVFAGVSAGGGAIGLLMGGILVEWLNWRWVLFVNVPIGLLIVLATPRWIRESERHPGHFDLTGALTSTVGMVLLVYGFIRAAQEGWSDWLTLASFGAAVVVLALFVLVERRSRQPITPLHMFRDRNRAGTYGIMLCLAAAIFGMFFFLTLFVQDVLGFSPLMAGFAFLPVSAVIAVGAGLASRFLPTYGPKPFMVVGAILAAGGLSWLTLTDVHSTYLGSVLGPMLVFSLGMGMEFVSLTLMALSDVPVQETGAASGLLNVMQQVGGSLGLSILVTMFGTASRNEAKDQIPAFLSQATPAERLRFQHTGQLPGTWGDHVLTAGVSAAFVMAAIFTVVAALIAVVVIQVRTSDLERLKGGTGVGPV, translated from the coding sequence ATGGCGCTGCTGGTCATCGCGTCCTGTCAGTTGATGGTGGTCCTCGACATCACCATCGTGAACATCGCGCTGCCGCACATCCAGAGTTCGCTGGGGTTCTCGACCACCAGCCTGGCCTGGGTGGTCAACGCGTACACCCTCACCTTCGGCGGTCTGCTGCTGCTCGGTGGGCGGGCCGGTGACATTCTCGGCAGGCGGCGGGTGTTCGTGTTCGGGGTGCTGCTCTTCGTACTCGCCTCCCTGCTCGGCGGGTTGTCCCAGAACTCCGGCGAACTCCTCGCCGCCCGCGCCCTCCAGGGCGTCGGCGGTGCCATCGCCTCGCCGACCTCCCTCGCCCTCATCAGCACGACGTTCCGTGAAGGCCCGGAGCGCAACCGGGCGTTCGGGGTCTTCGCCGGTGTCTCGGCCGGCGGCGGCGCGATCGGACTGCTGATGGGCGGGATCCTCGTCGAGTGGCTGAACTGGCGCTGGGTGCTCTTCGTCAACGTGCCCATCGGACTGCTCATCGTCCTCGCCACCCCGCGCTGGATCCGCGAGTCCGAACGCCATCCCGGCCACTTCGACCTCACCGGCGCGCTGACCTCCACCGTGGGCATGGTGCTGCTGGTGTACGGCTTCATCCGGGCCGCGCAGGAGGGTTGGAGCGACTGGCTCACCCTGGCCTCGTTCGGCGCGGCCGTCGTCGTCCTCGCGCTGTTCGTCCTGGTCGAGCGGCGCTCCCGGCAGCCGATCACCCCGCTGCACATGTTCCGCGACCGCAACCGGGCCGGGACGTACGGCATCATGCTCTGCCTCGCCGCCGCGATCTTCGGCATGTTCTTCTTCCTCACGCTCTTCGTGCAGGACGTGCTGGGCTTCAGCCCGCTCATGGCCGGCTTCGCCTTCCTGCCGGTCAGTGCGGTGATCGCGGTCGGCGCGGGCCTGGCCTCGCGGTTCCTGCCGACCTACGGCCCCAAGCCGTTCATGGTCGTCGGCGCGATCCTCGCCGCGGGCGGCCTGTCCTGGCTGACGCTGACGGACGTCCACTCCACGTACCTGGGCAGTGTCCTCGGCCCGATGCTCGTGTTCAGCCTGGGCATGGGCATGGAGTTCGTGTCGCTGACCCTGATGGCCCTCTCCGACGTCCCCGTCCAGGAGACCGGCGCGGCCTCCGGACTCCTCAACGTCATGCAGCAGGTGGGCGGTTCGCTCGGACTGTCCATCCTGGTCACGATGTTCGGCACGGCCAGCCGCAACGAGGCGAAGGACCAGATCCCCGCGTTCCTGTCGCAGGCGACCCCGGCCGAGCGCCTCCGGTTCCAGCACACCGGCCAACTCCCGGGCACCTGGGGCGATCACGTCCTCACCGCCGGGGTCTCGGCCGCGTTCGTCATGGCGGCGATCTTCACCGTCGTCGCCGCGCTGATCGCCGTCGTCGTCATCCAGGTCCGCACCTCCGACCTGGAACGCCTCAAGGGCGGCACGGGAGTTGGACCGGTCTGA
- a CDS encoding HAL/PAL/TAL family ammonia-lyase: protein MTEVVVDGRTLSYGDVVAVAHHGAHVALADGVLPRLVRERAVVDDVVDRQVPTYGLTTGLGARSSYALPRAELDAFSVRTVRGRANAVGDPLPVPVVRAALVSRVNGLVGGGSGVRPEIVRLLVEMLNARVHPVIPEVGSIGASDLCQMAHVGLVVIGEGGAEYDGEVLDGATALRRAGLAPAQLGPKDGHVLCSASPLAAGIGALALHETAALLTLAQAVTALTYEGFRANTSPLDARVLALRPAPGQSRAAAELLSLLTGGELTDPRNARRVQDPVSLRCAAQMHGAGYAALAFADAALMPELNGCGDNPVVLGGAGGVVEGLSGAGDNPGTPPGAGDTPDSLTDTGGEPHAPAPRANAEILSSGNFHTPALALAYDTLALALTQTAAVSAERMRRLLDPAVTGLPANLSPYGPERSGFAPLVKTAQALVAEVRMLSVPVCTDPRQGADAVEDDSTNAALGARRLTTMLGRLRQLLAVEAVVASQAVDLAAPAALGRGPGYLHRAIRKVVPTLTDDRPHGVDVETVSRDILGSEDVRGTLNSWAKEAT from the coding sequence GTGACCGAGGTCGTCGTCGACGGACGGACGTTGTCCTACGGCGATGTCGTCGCCGTCGCCCACCATGGCGCCCATGTCGCGCTCGCGGACGGGGTGTTGCCGCGTCTGGTGCGTGAACGGGCCGTCGTGGACGACGTGGTCGACCGGCAGGTGCCGACATACGGCCTGACGACGGGACTGGGCGCCCGCTCCTCCTACGCCCTGCCCCGTGCGGAACTGGACGCGTTCAGCGTCCGCACGGTCCGGGGCCGGGCGAACGCGGTCGGCGATCCCCTGCCGGTCCCGGTCGTACGGGCCGCTCTCGTCTCCCGGGTCAACGGCCTCGTGGGCGGCGGCAGCGGCGTGCGGCCGGAGATCGTACGGCTGCTCGTGGAGATGCTCAACGCGCGGGTGCATCCGGTGATCCCCGAGGTGGGGTCGATCGGCGCGTCCGACCTGTGCCAGATGGCGCACGTCGGTCTGGTCGTCATCGGCGAGGGCGGCGCCGAGTACGACGGTGAGGTGCTCGACGGCGCCACGGCCCTGCGCCGCGCAGGTCTCGCCCCGGCTCAGCTCGGCCCGAAGGACGGCCATGTGCTGTGCAGCGCAAGCCCGTTGGCGGCCGGCATCGGCGCCCTCGCCCTGCACGAGACGGCCGCGCTCCTCACCCTGGCCCAGGCGGTCACGGCCCTGACCTACGAGGGCTTCCGGGCCAACACCAGCCCGCTCGACGCCCGGGTACTGGCCCTGCGCCCGGCTCCCGGCCAGTCCCGCGCGGCGGCCGAACTGCTGTCCCTGCTGACCGGGGGTGAGTTGACCGACCCCCGCAACGCCCGCCGGGTCCAGGACCCGGTCAGCCTGCGGTGCGCCGCGCAGATGCATGGCGCGGGGTACGCGGCGCTGGCGTTCGCGGACGCGGCGCTGATGCCGGAGTTGAACGGGTGCGGGGACAATCCGGTGGTGCTGGGCGGTGCCGGGGGTGTCGTGGAGGGATTGAGCGGCGCCGGTGACAACCCGGGAACGCCGCCTGGTGCCGGAGACACCCCGGATTCGCTGACCGACACCGGCGGCGAGCCGCACGCACCGGCGCCGCGCGCCAACGCCGAGATCCTCTCGTCCGGCAACTTCCACACCCCCGCCCTGGCCCTCGCCTACGACACCCTCGCGCTGGCCCTGACCCAGACCGCCGCCGTCTCCGCCGAGCGCATGCGCAGGTTGCTCGACCCGGCCGTCACCGGGCTCCCCGCGAACCTCTCGCCGTACGGTCCGGAACGCTCCGGTTTCGCGCCGCTGGTCAAGACGGCGCAGGCGCTGGTCGCAGAGGTGCGGATGCTGTCCGTGCCGGTGTGCACCGATCCCCGGCAGGGCGCGGACGCCGTGGAGGACGACTCGACCAACGCGGCGCTCGGCGCACGGCGGTTGACGACGATGCTCGGCCGGCTGCGCCAACTGCTCGCCGTGGAGGCGGTGGTGGCCTCGCAGGCGGTGGATCTGGCGGCGCCGGCCGCGCTGGGGCGGGGGCCCGGGTACCTGCACCGCGCCATCCGGAAGGTCGTGCCCACCCTGACCGACGACCGCCCGCACGGGGTGGACGTGGAGACGGTGAGCCGCGACATCCTGGGGTCCGAAGACGTCCGCGGCACACTGAACTCCTGGGCGAAAGAAGCGACATGA